One window of Nocardioides dongkuii genomic DNA carries:
- a CDS encoding SigE family RNA polymerase sigma factor, producing the protein MSTPEFVDFYAAQKDRCLRAAVASGMAPDRAEDAVAEAFARAWSRWRVVGAMDSPAAWVVRTAINQNTSWWRTRRREVVTDAAPDLPVTDELGRVDLVAAIRRLPPRQREVVVLRYLLDLDTRSTARSMGVSPGTVSAHLHHALASLREHLTISEGTPS; encoded by the coding sequence GTGAGCACCCCCGAGTTCGTCGATTTCTACGCCGCGCAGAAGGACCGGTGCCTGCGCGCAGCGGTCGCCAGCGGCATGGCGCCGGACCGCGCCGAGGACGCCGTGGCCGAGGCGTTCGCCCGCGCCTGGTCGCGGTGGCGCGTCGTCGGCGCCATGGACTCCCCTGCGGCCTGGGTGGTGCGGACGGCGATCAACCAGAACACCTCCTGGTGGCGCACCCGACGGCGGGAGGTGGTCACCGACGCCGCCCCGGACCTGCCGGTCACCGACGAGCTCGGCCGGGTCGACCTGGTGGCCGCCATCCGGAGGCTGCCGCCCCGCCAGCGCGAGGTGGTGGTCCTGCGCTACCTGCTCGACCTCGACACCCGGTCCACCGCCCGGTCGATGGGCGTGTCACCCGGGACCGTGAGCGCCCACCTCCACCACGCACTCGCCTCCCTGCGCGAGCACCTCACCATCTCCGAAGGGACCCCCTCATGA
- a CDS encoding ABC transporter permease: MSTTTDAVKYPPPPPETPAERKGRLIALFVMPFLIVTMMYATYMGTMHDPQPRDLPVAVVGEGASAERFADDLRAGADEALDVRLVDDVDEATELIGDQEVAGAISVPAPGGTATVYRAMAGGASQATTVDRMLSAAAIGESWTVERVDLEPLPEGDGSGTMVLFAAMGMMLAGYVPLSGILMGTPNLLRARRFLPLALGWGAVTSSLIWLLLGPVVGAVDGHYPLFLGVGTLAVTAVAATQLLFTKVLGPFAVLLGMLLWVVFGVPASNLAMPTHSMPGFFGFLHGVLPLPAAGEALRSAIYFDGDGFWGHLLTLALWLVAGAGLAIAKERRSGHLVVGGPLYTEPDAPLSALAGGPVAPYRTRLTAVALFPLSIVIAVVGLMSLSMHQPEVRDMPVAVVGPAAQADEALSGLETGLGDYLDLRQVDTTEEATDLVRSQELVAAYVLPTGPGADPTLVTAGGAGASQQSTVTQMFAAVAAESGGELVTEDIAPLTDDDAGGSNSLYVGMSWIMAGFLFFAVMRGGAPDLTRTRQLLPLVAGWSVGISVWLWFLFDVLIGAVNGHALELIGYGSLTVFSVAWVSAVLIRAFGMGALVPVMIVVMLAGTPASGGGLSLYMVPEFFRPMADVLPLPAAVDVARSIVYLDGTGVGRDLLLIAIWGAVGLLLNVLLVDRWTNRANARPPAPMGPRHRPERPKKTDDAHQDGDQDAGPLATAGAGQPG; encoded by the coding sequence GTGTCCACGACCACCGACGCCGTGAAGTATCCGCCGCCCCCGCCCGAGACGCCGGCCGAGCGCAAGGGCCGCCTGATCGCCCTGTTCGTGATGCCGTTCCTGATCGTCACGATGATGTACGCGACCTACATGGGCACCATGCACGACCCGCAGCCCCGCGACCTGCCGGTCGCGGTCGTCGGCGAGGGCGCGTCCGCCGAGCGCTTCGCGGACGACCTGCGAGCGGGCGCGGACGAGGCGCTCGACGTACGCCTCGTCGACGACGTGGACGAGGCCACGGAGCTGATCGGCGACCAGGAGGTCGCCGGCGCGATCTCCGTCCCCGCCCCCGGCGGTACGGCGACGGTCTACCGCGCGATGGCCGGCGGCGCCTCCCAGGCCACGACCGTCGACCGGATGCTGAGCGCCGCGGCGATCGGCGAGTCCTGGACGGTCGAGCGGGTCGACCTCGAGCCGCTCCCCGAGGGGGACGGCTCCGGGACCATGGTGCTGTTCGCCGCGATGGGCATGATGCTGGCCGGCTACGTGCCGCTCAGCGGGATCCTGATGGGTACGCCGAACCTGCTGCGGGCCCGCCGCTTCCTCCCCCTCGCCCTCGGCTGGGGCGCGGTCACCAGCTCGCTGATCTGGCTGCTCCTCGGCCCGGTCGTGGGCGCCGTCGACGGCCACTACCCGCTGTTCCTCGGCGTCGGCACCCTCGCGGTGACGGCGGTCGCGGCGACGCAGCTGCTGTTCACCAAGGTGCTCGGCCCGTTCGCGGTGCTCCTCGGCATGCTGCTGTGGGTCGTCTTCGGCGTCCCCGCGTCCAACCTGGCCATGCCGACGCACTCGATGCCGGGATTCTTCGGGTTCCTGCACGGCGTGCTCCCGCTGCCGGCGGCCGGCGAGGCGCTGCGCTCGGCGATCTACTTCGACGGCGACGGATTCTGGGGACACCTGCTGACCCTCGCGCTGTGGCTGGTCGCCGGCGCCGGGCTCGCGATCGCCAAGGAGCGGCGCTCCGGTCACCTGGTGGTCGGCGGACCGCTCTACACCGAGCCCGACGCCCCGCTCTCCGCCTTGGCCGGCGGCCCGGTGGCGCCGTACCGCACCCGCCTGACCGCGGTGGCCCTGTTCCCGCTCAGCATCGTGATCGCCGTCGTGGGCCTGATGAGCCTCTCGATGCACCAGCCCGAGGTGCGCGACATGCCGGTCGCGGTGGTCGGCCCGGCCGCGCAGGCGGACGAGGCGCTCTCCGGGCTCGAGACCGGCCTCGGCGACTACCTCGACCTGCGGCAGGTCGACACCACCGAGGAGGCCACCGACCTGGTCCGGAGCCAGGAGCTGGTGGCGGCGTACGTCCTGCCGACCGGTCCCGGCGCGGACCCGACCCTGGTGACCGCCGGCGGCGCCGGCGCCAGCCAGCAGTCGACCGTGACCCAGATGTTCGCGGCCGTGGCCGCCGAGAGCGGGGGCGAGCTGGTCACCGAGGACATCGCGCCGCTGACCGACGATGACGCCGGCGGCAGCAACAGCCTGTACGTCGGGATGAGCTGGATCATGGCCGGCTTCCTCTTCTTCGCCGTCATGCGCGGCGGGGCGCCCGACCTCACCCGCACCCGGCAGCTGCTGCCCCTGGTCGCCGGCTGGTCGGTGGGCATCTCAGTGTGGCTGTGGTTCCTCTTCGACGTGCTGATCGGCGCCGTCAACGGGCACGCCCTGGAGCTGATCGGCTACGGGTCCCTGACGGTGTTCTCGGTGGCCTGGGTCAGCGCCGTGCTCATCCGGGCCTTCGGGATGGGGGCGCTCGTCCCGGTGATGATCGTGGTCATGCTCGCCGGCACCCCCGCCTCCGGAGGCGGCCTGTCGCTCTACATGGTCCCCGAGTTCTTCCGGCCGATGGCGGATGTGCTGCCGCTGCCCGCCGCCGTGGACGTCGCCCGGTCGATCGTCTACCTCGACGGCACCGGCGTGGGCCGCGACCTGCTGCTGATCGCGATCTGGGGCGCCGTCGGGCTGCTGCTCAACGTCCTGCTGGTCGACCGGTGGACCAACCGGGCCAACGCCCGGCCCCCGGCGCCGATGGGCCCCCGCCACCGACCCGAGCGGCCGAAGAAGACCGACGACGCCCACCAGGACGGCGACCAGGACGCTGGTCCGCTCGCCACGGCCGGCGCCGGGCAGCCCGGCTGA
- a CDS encoding TetR/AcrR family transcriptional regulator, whose amino-acid sequence MPRPGVREPLLDAAERLFGEHGIPTVSDRQVAEAAHSSNHSAVHYYFGGRTGLLQALLDRHHEAVEPGQRRMFEESDSLLGDVRALVIPLTDVLAGLPAPSWRARFLRQALLDPGTAELLREGSRWSGTSARIVASAAERLSDLDPAIVEARTRLVVYVVATACAEYEERVQRSGEPPRWADTGAFLCDAIAGLLQAPISRVPG is encoded by the coding sequence ATGCCCCGTCCGGGTGTCCGCGAGCCGCTCCTCGACGCCGCGGAGCGGCTCTTCGGCGAGCACGGCATCCCCACCGTGTCCGACCGACAGGTGGCCGAGGCGGCGCACAGCAGCAACCACTCCGCGGTCCACTACTACTTCGGCGGTCGCACCGGGCTGCTGCAGGCCCTGCTCGACCGCCACCACGAGGCGGTCGAGCCGGGGCAGCGACGGATGTTCGAGGAGTCCGACTCCCTGCTCGGCGACGTCCGTGCCCTGGTCATCCCGCTGACCGACGTGCTCGCCGGGCTGCCCGCCCCGTCCTGGCGGGCCCGCTTCCTGCGCCAGGCGCTGCTCGATCCCGGGACGGCGGAGCTGCTGCGCGAGGGCTCTCGCTGGTCCGGGACCTCGGCGCGGATCGTCGCCTCGGCCGCGGAGCGGCTCTCGGACCTGGACCCCGCGATCGTGGAGGCACGGACGCGGTTGGTGGTCTACGTGGTCGCCACCGCCTGCGCGGAGTACGAGGAGCGCGTGCAGCGGTCCGGCGAGCCGCCGCGGTGGGCCGACACCGGCGCCTTCCTGTGCGACGCGATCGCGGGCCTGCTGCAGGCGCCGATCAGCCGCGTCCCGGGGTGA
- a CDS encoding TetR/AcrR family transcriptional regulator: MPRISAGSLEEHRVDLRRRVFDAFAELVGERGYDATSMAAIAERAGIGRTAIYHHFPDKAAVVVAFAGHETDRYVARLREVLGATDDPVERLRTYVRHHLAADEEFHLGLGPRLVGMLSTEARQEIRAHVGAVEEVLRSILIDGVASGTMVVEDVEGTLPLIHACLGPRHLPPRTIESFVLRAVGAAGPGHAVR; this comes from the coding sequence GTGCCCCGCATCAGCGCCGGGTCGCTGGAGGAGCATCGTGTGGACCTCCGGCGCCGGGTCTTCGACGCCTTCGCCGAGCTCGTCGGCGAGCGCGGGTACGACGCGACCTCGATGGCCGCGATCGCGGAGCGCGCCGGGATCGGCCGCACCGCGATCTACCACCACTTCCCCGACAAGGCCGCGGTCGTCGTCGCCTTTGCCGGGCACGAGACCGACCGGTACGTCGCCCGCCTGCGGGAGGTGCTCGGGGCCACCGACGACCCGGTGGAGCGGCTGCGCACCTACGTGCGCCACCACCTGGCGGCCGACGAGGAGTTCCACCTCGGCCTCGGGCCGCGGCTGGTCGGCATGCTCTCGACGGAGGCCCGGCAGGAGATCCGCGCCCACGTCGGGGCGGTCGAGGAGGTGCTCCGCTCGATCCTGATCGACGGGGTCGCGAGCGGCACGATGGTCGTCGAGGACGTCGAGGGGACCCTGCCGCTGATCCACGCGTGCCTGGGCCCGCGGCACCTCCCGCCCCGCACGATCGAGTCGTTCGTGCTGCGGGCGGTCGGTGCCGCGGGCCCGGGGCACGCGGTCCGCTGA
- a CDS encoding HtaA domain-containing protein, translating into MIRPTRWVAGAATTALAASGLALVAPAPALSAAPAAAPVLAWEISQQFDDHLSTHVLADGATETTDGVVTFPAGVGSFDSGTGAASIAYDGSVAGSFAMAGTTYYTVTIADPTVTVDAVGEGVLTAVVSASNAAAMGGPAAATEPKRVTITTFDAPDWTTADGLGSITATPDWAGVLAADSPEAAALGIGAGKPVDGKSFHRDFLGQLTSGVRAHFYASGASSDVKKAPASLTAQATQAPPAVEVTTVSASYADGLELSVAGTGFTAVTNPGDAGVYVGLAESGGIPDTGSQEGQSAFAAAAWVSPAQMPGGEFTAGLVAPTAKLDPTREYSVYTWQAHSHSNPTQDTETRIEIDWSQLAAPAPVKTKPTATVKVLTKPTPKKAGKVKVVLSGKAGTATGTVKVQVAKKSGKVVKTRSAKLAKGKATVALPKLPKGSYTVKATYAGSAAYRAVSRTVRLKVTR; encoded by the coding sequence ATGATCCGTCCCACCCGCTGGGTCGCCGGCGCAGCCACCACCGCGCTCGCGGCCTCCGGCCTGGCCCTGGTCGCCCCGGCACCCGCCCTGTCCGCCGCGCCCGCGGCCGCACCCGTGCTCGCCTGGGAGATCTCCCAGCAGTTTGACGACCACCTCTCCACCCACGTCCTCGCCGACGGGGCCACCGAGACCACCGACGGCGTCGTCACCTTCCCGGCCGGGGTCGGGTCGTTCGACTCCGGGACCGGCGCCGCGTCGATCGCGTACGACGGCTCGGTCGCGGGCTCGTTCGCCATGGCCGGCACGACGTACTACACCGTGACCATCGCCGACCCCACCGTGACCGTCGACGCCGTCGGCGAGGGCGTCCTGACCGCGGTCGTCTCCGCCTCGAACGCCGCGGCGATGGGTGGCCCTGCAGCCGCGACCGAGCCGAAGCGGGTCACCATCACCACGTTCGACGCCCCGGACTGGACGACCGCCGACGGGCTCGGCTCGATCACCGCCACCCCCGACTGGGCCGGCGTCCTGGCCGCCGACAGCCCCGAGGCCGCGGCCCTGGGGATCGGGGCCGGCAAGCCTGTCGACGGCAAGTCCTTCCACCGTGACTTCCTGGGTCAGCTGACCTCCGGCGTGCGCGCCCACTTCTACGCCTCCGGCGCCAGCTCCGATGTCAAGAAGGCCCCGGCGTCCCTGACCGCCCAGGCGACCCAGGCGCCGCCCGCGGTCGAGGTGACCACCGTCAGCGCGTCGTACGCCGACGGGCTCGAGCTCTCCGTCGCCGGCACCGGCTTCACCGCAGTGACCAACCCCGGCGACGCCGGGGTGTACGTCGGCCTCGCGGAGTCCGGTGGCATCCCGGACACCGGCTCGCAGGAGGGCCAGTCGGCCTTCGCGGCCGCGGCCTGGGTCTCGCCGGCGCAGATGCCGGGCGGCGAGTTCACCGCCGGCCTCGTCGCGCCGACCGCGAAGCTCGACCCGACGCGGGAGTACTCGGTCTACACCTGGCAGGCGCACAGCCACTCCAACCCCACGCAGGACACCGAGACCCGCATCGAGATCGACTGGTCGCAGCTGGCCGCCCCGGCGCCCGTCAAGACCAAGCCGACCGCGACCGTCAAGGTCCTCACCAAGCCCACGCCGAAGAAGGCGGGCAAGGTCAAGGTCGTGCTGTCCGGCAAGGCCGGCACGGCCACCGGCACGGTGAAGGTCCAGGTCGCGAAGAAGAGCGGCAAGGTCGTCAAGACCCGCTCCGCGAAGCTCGCGAAGGGCAAGGCCACCGTCGCGCTCCCGAAGCTGCCGAAGGGCAGCTACACGGTGAAGGCGACGTACGCCGGGTCCGCGGCCTACCGGGCGGTCTCGCGCACGGTGCGGCTCAAGGTCACCCGCTGA
- a CDS encoding heme ABC transporter ATP-binding protein, translating into MTALAARGVGVLIEGTPILDGVDVTVRPGELLALVGPNGAGKSTLLGVLSGDVAPSSGTVELGGRALARHAARDLARLRAVQLQKQGLAFGFRVQDVVRMGRSPWHRTPQADDDDRAVASAMDRAEVTELAERLFPTLSGGEQARSSFARLLAQETPVLLLDEPTAALDIRHQEALLEVLRRTVRAGAAAVVVLHDLSLAAAYADRVCVLAEGRVRADGPPAAVLTGDLLSDVYGHPVDVVEHAGRLVVVPVRARSLEEAPCPR; encoded by the coding sequence GTGACCGCGCTCGCGGCCCGCGGCGTCGGGGTGCTCATCGAGGGCACCCCGATCCTCGACGGCGTCGACGTGACGGTGCGGCCCGGCGAGCTGCTCGCCCTGGTCGGCCCGAACGGCGCCGGCAAGTCCACGCTGCTCGGGGTGCTGTCGGGCGACGTGGCGCCGAGCTCCGGCACCGTCGAGCTCGGCGGCCGGGCGCTCGCGCGGCACGCGGCCCGCGACCTGGCCCGGCTGCGTGCCGTGCAGCTGCAGAAGCAGGGGCTCGCCTTCGGGTTCCGGGTCCAGGACGTCGTCCGGATGGGCCGCTCCCCCTGGCACCGCACCCCGCAGGCCGACGACGACGACCGCGCGGTGGCGAGCGCGATGGACCGCGCCGAGGTCACCGAGCTCGCCGAGCGGCTCTTCCCGACCCTCTCCGGCGGCGAGCAGGCCCGGTCGTCGTTCGCCCGGCTGCTCGCCCAGGAGACGCCGGTGCTGCTCCTCGACGAGCCGACCGCCGCCCTCGACATCCGGCACCAGGAGGCGCTCCTGGAGGTGCTGCGGCGCACCGTCCGGGCCGGAGCCGCCGCGGTCGTCGTGCTGCACGACCTCTCGCTCGCCGCGGCGTACGCCGACCGGGTGTGCGTGCTCGCGGAGGGCCGGGTCCGGGCCGACGGCCCGCCGGCCGCCGTCCTCACCGGCGACCTGCTCAGCGACGTCTACGGCCACCCGGTCGACGTCGTCGAGCACGCCGGGCGCCTCGTGGTCGTCCCGGTCCGCGCCCGCTCGCTCGAGGAGGCCCCGTGCCCGCGTTGA
- a CDS encoding FecCD family ABC transporter permease produces the protein MTAVLPAPARPRTSPRVVAGRVGLLGGLGVALLVALVVGAGHGQLDVPPSEVVGAVLHSLGLDWGPLPTHPQGESTLWQVRFPRVAMAALAGAALATAGALMQGVFGNPLAEPGVVGVSSGAAVGAASVIVFDLAFVGTWTVAACAFVGGLVATLLVYLMSRDGGRTEVVTLVLTGIALNAVTSAALAFLMFLGDTQAREEIVFWQLGSLNGSRWEQVGVVAPLALGGIAVALLLAPRLDLLALGDRAARHVGVDVERLRLGVIVVVAVLTAAAVAFCGIIAFVGLVVPHLVRLVAGPGHRLLVPASALGGAVLLVVADVWARTAVEYADLPIGMITSLVGGPFFFWLLRRARRTAGGWA, from the coding sequence GTGACCGCCGTCCTCCCCGCACCGGCGCGCCCGCGGACGTCGCCGCGCGTCGTGGCCGGCCGGGTCGGCCTCCTCGGCGGGCTGGGCGTCGCGCTCCTCGTCGCGCTCGTGGTCGGCGCCGGGCACGGCCAGCTCGACGTCCCACCGTCCGAGGTCGTCGGGGCCGTGCTGCACAGCCTCGGCCTGGACTGGGGCCCGCTCCCCACCCACCCGCAGGGCGAGAGCACGCTGTGGCAGGTCCGGTTCCCGCGCGTCGCGATGGCGGCGCTGGCGGGCGCCGCGCTCGCCACCGCGGGCGCGCTGATGCAGGGCGTCTTCGGCAACCCGCTCGCCGAGCCCGGCGTCGTCGGGGTCTCGTCCGGAGCCGCGGTCGGCGCCGCGTCGGTGATCGTCTTCGACCTCGCCTTCGTCGGCACCTGGACGGTCGCGGCGTGCGCCTTCGTCGGCGGCCTCGTCGCGACCCTGCTCGTCTACCTGATGTCGCGCGACGGCGGCCGCACCGAGGTCGTGACGCTGGTGCTCACCGGCATCGCGCTCAACGCGGTCACCAGCGCCGCGCTGGCCTTCCTGATGTTCCTCGGCGACACCCAGGCCCGCGAGGAGATCGTCTTCTGGCAGCTGGGCAGCCTCAACGGCTCGCGGTGGGAGCAGGTGGGCGTCGTCGCGCCGCTCGCCCTCGGCGGGATCGCGGTCGCGCTCCTGCTCGCCCCCCGGCTCGACCTCCTCGCCCTCGGCGACCGGGCGGCCCGCCACGTCGGCGTCGACGTCGAGCGGCTCCGGCTGGGGGTCATCGTCGTGGTCGCGGTGCTCACGGCCGCCGCGGTCGCGTTCTGCGGGATCATCGCCTTCGTCGGGTTGGTCGTGCCGCACCTGGTCCGCCTGGTCGCCGGCCCCGGCCACCGTCTGCTCGTGCCGGCCAGCGCCCTGGGCGGCGCGGTGCTCCTGGTCGTCGCCGACGTCTGGGCACGGACCGCCGTGGAGTACGCCGACCTCCCGATCGGCATGATCACCTCGCTGGTCGGCGGGCCGTTCTTCTTCTGGCTGCTGCGCCGCGCCCGTCGTACGGCGGGGGGCTGGGCGTGA